AGGCCTCTGTCCCCTCCCGGACAGGGGCCTTGCACATTTTGAAATTGAGCTTGAGCCGCAATAGGCAAGGAGGGGGGGCTTCCTGTCGGGAAAGAATATATAAGGAAGGGTCGCTTTAAGCGGCCTTTTTTATTGGAAGATGCCGCCTTCGGCGAGAGCCGTTGTTGGGTGCAGGAGCACCCAACGTTCTCCATGCCCTTCCGGCGGGGGCCGTTTTTTTGTAGGGGCAAAAAAACGGCCGAAAAAAAGCCCCTTACTAGCTTGGCCGCCTTGTGATCGGCGGCAAGAAGCTGATCACCGCGCGCAGCTTTCGGAATCGCGTTCTTCCGCTTCGCTCCAGTGCAATTCCGAACAAGACGCTGCCACTGCGCGCTGTCAGCTTCTAAGCCTTCCGATCAAGGGCTGGGTCCGGTCTTCGTCTGGTAAGGGGAAGAATTCTTCTTCGAAGGGAGAACGGTGTTGAGGGGCTAAAGCTCCCCCAAAGCCCTCTATGGTTATCGAAGATCTGAAAATCAAAGGTTTTCACCTACACCGGAACGCACCATACAACGACGGACAATTGATAACGGACCTTAGAGCCTGTCCCGCGCGGCGCAGCGCAGCCCGACCGAAGTCTGTTTCAACAGACAAATCCTGTCGGACAGTGAAGCCGCGTACAGGCTCTTGGGGCCGGTATCAGGATCACAGCCCAAAAGGCGCTTTTTGCCTCCTTTTTGCCGCCCCGCAAAAAGCAGGTCGCCGTAAAGGCGAAACCTTTGAAACAATACCGTTTGCACTCCCACTGCGAATGCACGCAAATTTAAAAAAAACTCACAAAAGACCACCCCCCACTCCCCACCAAACCCAACACAAAAACAAGGTATCTCTTGCCCCAGAAAAACAAAATTGCTACCCAATCCTCCATGAGCTACCTCAAAGAATTCAAGGCTGCGGCCTCTCGCACAAAAAAAATGAACCTCGGTGAATTCACCATTGCCGAGACTCCCTTCCCGATCGATCAGACCATCCTGAACGCAGTGGAAGAAACAGGACATATCCCCTTTGCAGAACGTGCCGGGAAAGCCATGTCCGTGAACTTCGGCATGTTCCACATGCTGATAAAGAAATTTTGCATACCCGGCGGCATTCTCACCATGGGCAATGTGTCGGTAAACGGCGAAATGCGCCTCCCGGTTACCCCGACGCATTTCAAAAAGATGGTTGAGAACAAAACCGGAGAAGAAGAGATGGGGTCGTACCATCTCTGGACAACACTGCCCGGCGGCATCATTATCGACCACGTCATGCCGTCCGCCCTGCACGGGGAGGGTCTTATTGACGTCAACGAAGCCGTGCCCGCCGAACGTTTCCTTTACGGACAAGCCGACGAACTGCCATATGGACTCACGTATCATCCAATGGTGCTGGGACTTGAATTCTTCATAGCCTCGGAAACCATCGACCGAGAAGCCATGGAATATCTCATGGGAGAAAAGTTCCCAAAACAATATTGATACTCGGCGCAGACTAATCCATCAGACCGCGCAGCCACACCTGAAAGGCTGGCTCCACCTCATCGGGAACACGGACCAGATCCGGACGAGTACGCGCGAAAATGACCTCTATCGACGCTCCGGGACGATACTTCTGCCACATATTGTTCGGCAACCGTGCTGATGCAATTCGTGCATAACCATCAGGGTCGACGTATTTGTACTCGACTATAAGCCGCGCCTCAGGCATACCTCCCGCTTCATCACTGCTGACAGCAAGTACCAGACCGGAGGTCAATACTTCTCCATACAGTCGAGCACGTTCTTCGCGCAGGATATCGTAAGGAATAGAATAAAACGCCCAGACTAGACAGCTTATGACTGCTGCCCCAAAAACATATCGAACAAGTCGCTGCATGGGAGTGCGTTTTACCGGATTTGAAAGATACACCATGCCTCAAGATACATGGCGGCACGCACGGGGGCAAGTGCGCGGAAAAGATCTGCAATCAGAACAACTACTCTTGCCAACCTCCAGACTCCAGAGTATTTTATTGAAAGAGAGATCCGACTCTTGAATAAAAAAAGAATACACTATGAACAGCAATATCAATGAAATAGAACAAAGCATCATGCGTATGACCGCTGTCGTCCGCCAGGAACAAGCTCAGTGGACAGCCAAGAGCTTCGGACAGGAGACTGACCCGAAACTGCGCCCTCGAGGGTGGTGGGTACTGGCCTGTGGTGAACCATTGGACAACGACTCCTTCGACAACAGGGAAAAATCCAGGGAACAATTGCTGGAGTTCATGAATCAGGCAGGAATCATGCTACCGGAAAACATATGGGTATGGGACGAAACTGGCATCGCACAACTTGTCATCACGACAGTGCCGACACTGGAGCGAGCGCAAAAATTAGCCAGAAAACTCCGCACCAAAGGATTAAGCATACGGGTCAAACGAGAGACATTTTAATCAACAAAAAAAGCCCTGACTCCAGAGTCAGGGCTTTTTCATTACAAAACAAGTAAATTAACCGTCCTGATCGGGCAGATAGGGAGTCAGTTCGGATACGGCTTCAAACAGGAAGTGGTCCACCAAAAAGCAGAACATATGCCCTGCCGCTATGTGAATTTCCTGAATGATTGCCGTCTCTCCAGACGGCACCGTGACCAAAAAGTCGGACACGGAGGCCATTTCAGCGCCACTTTGACCAGTCATGCCCACAGTAACTATATCGTTTCTCTTTGCTTCACGCATGGCGCGAATAACGTTGGTGCTTGTCCCTGAAGTAGAAAACCCTACAAGCATGTCGCCGGGACGCCCCAGAGCAAGCAACTGTTTGGAAAAGACTTCGTCAAAACTGTAATCATTGGCTATGGCCGTCAAAGCCGAGGTGTCAGTGGTCAGAGCAAGACCCGGCAATGCCGGACGCTCAAGCTTGATCCGATTGGTGAATTCAGCAGCCAAATGCTGGCAGTCAGCGGCACTACCGCCGTTGCCGCAAAACATGACCTTGCCGCCACCTGCCAGACACACAGCCATTGCACGGGATATCTCGACGACCAACTCTGCCTTTGTATCAAAAAAGGCCTTGCGGGCAGCCAACCCTGCTGAAGAGTGGTCCATCACTTTTTTCAAAGCAGATTCAGACATATATTTCCCCTTATTCATTCTTGCAAAGCGCATTGATTCTACAGGAATTCATATAAGGCAGCAATCGGGCACAGACAAGCCCGGATTTGCCTCATTTGAAAAGACTTTTATTCGGTCCTGTTTTGCGTTACAGCGCAACACTGTGCGGCGGTACGCTACGGTTATCCTCCGCGCAGGACCAAACTTCATACGGAAAAACAAGGCACCATGATATGACAGAATCCAAAGAAAGCACCGTCAGACTGCTCATCACCTGCCCGGACCAGCCAGGCATCGTGGCCGCAGTCAGCGGATATCTTCACAGAAAAAACGCCAACATCATCCATTCGGACCAGCATTCCACTGATCCCGAGGGTGGTAGATTCTTCATGCGCAATGAGTTCTTCCTACCCGGACTCGACATGGGCGGACTGGACGAACTGCGTCGCGAATTCAAAGAAGAAGTCACCAACGGGTTTGTCATGGACTGGACGCTGAACCCGGTCTGGAAACCCAAGAAAATGGTTATCCTCTGCTCCAAGGTGGACCATGCCCTCATGGAACTTCTGTGGCGCTGGAAACGAGGTGATCTTGATTGTGACATCTCCATGGTTATATCCAACCACCCGGACCTGAGAGACTCAATCGAACACTTCGGTGTTCCTTTTCATCACGTTCCCGTCGGGCCTACCCTGCGCGACAAGGTGACGGCAGAAGACACCATGATTGAGCTTATGGGGGACCAGGTGGACCTGATCGTCCTCGCCCGCTATATGCAGATTTTGACAGCAGACTTCGCGAGCAAGTACAGCAAAAAGATCATAAATATCCACCACTCGTTTCTGCCCGCTTTCGTCGGAGCCGATCCTTACCGCAGGGCGCACGAACGCGGCGTCAAACTCATCGGTGCAACGGCCCATTACGTCACTGCGCAACTGGACGAGGGACCGATCATCGAACAGGATGTGATCCGGGTAACCCACAGCCACGACGTAGCCGACCTGAAACGGCTGGGCGGTGATATTGAACGGCATGTCCTGGCGCGAGCCGTCAAATGGCACCTTGAAGACAGGGTCATTGTGGACGGCAACAAGACCATCGTCTTCCGTCGCTAATCTGATCGAAAAAAAGCCCCCGCACTACTGGTGCGGGGGCTTTTTCGTTGTCATAAAAAATAATTACACTGTCTTTGAAACACCGTATTTCGTCAAAATTTCAGCAAGCTTGGCTGATGTATTCGTCGTGGTCCGAGCTACCAACTCCAGATTGATCAGGACCATGATGTCCACTCGAAATACGGCCTTTTTCCATAAGTCGGTCAATGCCTGCTGCAATTCCGGCTCAAGGCTCAGCATGGTCATTGAATCCAGCATCTGCTGAGCTGTCTTGGGCTTGAAAAGCAGCGTATCTTCACGGGTCACATCATTTCCGAACAACTGTTTCTTCCGGATTTTGGACATCCCGGCCAAACTGTCCACAGTTCTTTCTGCTACCCGTCTGGCCCGTCCACTCCGTACCTGAATCTTGCTGCCTTCATCACGACCACACTCCTTCAGAAGATGCACCGTATGATTCTCCAGCAGGAAAAACAGCAGCTTTTCCAACACGGGAATGGAAAAGTCCTTCTTCAGAGGCAGGATTCCCTTGATCTGATCCGGGACAAACGCCTCCAACGCCTTGAAGAGGTGATCTCCCGTCATACCGATGGCAATGGCTGCACCGACACCCAGACCGAGCAGTTGATCCAACAGGAATTTAAACTGAGCCTGCTCTGTTTTGATATCTTCAGGGTCACGCCGCACAACATCACCGGGATTTTCTTTCTGCGCACGAGCTTCGGCTATACGATCTTCATACTGTGCCACGAAATCCGTGCTCACAGGATCAATGCTGGCAATACGGGCAGCATGGAGCAACTCTCCCGCCGTCAGTTGCTTGAATTGGGAAAG
The genomic region above belongs to uncultured Pseudodesulfovibrio sp. and contains:
- a CDS encoding D-sedoheptulose 7-phosphate isomerase; this translates as MSESALKKVMDHSSAGLAARKAFFDTKAELVVEISRAMAVCLAGGGKVMFCGNGGSAADCQHLAAEFTNRIKLERPALPGLALTTDTSALTAIANDYSFDEVFSKQLLALGRPGDMLVGFSTSGTSTNVIRAMREAKRNDIVTVGMTGQSGAEMASVSDFLVTVPSGETAIIQEIHIAAGHMFCFLVDHFLFEAVSELTPYLPDQDG
- the purU gene encoding formyltetrahydrofolate deformylase, with protein sequence MTESKESTVRLLITCPDQPGIVAAVSGYLHRKNANIIHSDQHSTDPEGGRFFMRNEFFLPGLDMGGLDELRREFKEEVTNGFVMDWTLNPVWKPKKMVILCSKVDHALMELLWRWKRGDLDCDISMVISNHPDLRDSIEHFGVPFHHVPVGPTLRDKVTAEDTMIELMGDQVDLIVLARYMQILTADFASKYSKKIINIHHSFLPAFVGADPYRRAHERGVKLIGATAHYVTAQLDEGPIIEQDVIRVTHSHDVADLKRLGGDIERHVLARAVKWHLEDRVIVDGNKTIVFRR